The following proteins are co-located in the Xyrauchen texanus isolate HMW12.3.18 chromosome 43, RBS_HiC_50CHRs, whole genome shotgun sequence genome:
- the LOC127636172 gene encoding mitochondrial import inner membrane translocase subunit Tim10 B-like, which translates to MDPDGQLRNLRDFLLVYNRMTEMCFQRCTSNYNYRNLTMDEEYCVDNCAGKLIRTNHRLMGMYVQLMPAMVQKRMQEMESKAAEVAIAAAKGEVSALEIPSTVMTDTPPVSISALGIPATSSQIMEVPSSSADVLTSGLTTATLAPVLETLHEPSAHNDPSEMKTSATNGSAFRETPFIFEQATQAPETANLPGTSLSINETSLSAVTHKAQTFTSESLEGLAISKSSSSSVPSPKVGVGCVSSAVAAIPVEKLDLKPSNITTTSDPETWT; encoded by the exons ATGGACCCCGACGGACAATTACGAAAT TTACGGGACTTCCTTCTCGTTTACAATCGCATGACGGAAATGTGCTTCCAGAGATGCACAAGCAATTATAACTACAGAAATCTGACAATGGACGAG GAGTATTGTGTGGACAATTGTGCTGGTAAGTTGATAAGGACCAATCATCGTTTAATGGGCATGTATGTGCAGCTGATGCCTGCAATGGTGCAGAAGCGGATGCAGGAGATGGAGAGCAAAGCTGCAGAAGTGGCAATAGCTGCAGCAAAGGGAGAAGTATCAGCATTAGAAATCCCATCTACTGTCATGACAGACACACCACCTGTGTCTATATCAGCCCTGGGGATCCCTGCTACATCCTCTCAAATAATGGAGGTGCCCTCCTCCTCAGCTGATGTGTTGACATCAGGGCTTACCACAGCAACACTTGCACCAGTGCTTGAGACACTACACGAACCATCAGCTCATAATGATCCATCAGAAATGAAGACATCAGCTACAAATGGCTCAGCTTTCAGAGAAACACCTTTCATTTTTGAGCAAGCCACTCAAGCACCAGAAACAGCCAATTTGCCTGGCACATCCCTGTCTATAAATGAAACATCATTGTCAGCAGTTACACATAAAGCACAAACCTTCACAAGTGAGTCTTTAGAAGGACTAGCAATCTCAAAATCTTCAAGTTCTAGTGTTCCGTCACCTAAAGTAGGTGTAGGTTGTGTCTCAAGTGCAGTAGCAGCTATCCCAGTGGAAAAACTAGATCTAAAGCCCAGCAATATAACAACCACATCTGACCCTGAAACATGGACTTGA
- the LOC127636097 gene encoding uncharacterized protein LOC127636097 isoform X2 — MLNMECFGEYVAVTLTSMALLISVCLNVALYLLRRQERHKAANRDIFQCGEEPFRRISIQSERFEIDEMERQENPIYGNICLDGGGTLGMSEDVCYEQMSHASTTKHSLKVQQGDVPYASLDLTTNKRRRKKRKCKKQGQTHHDQTYSQPSAQQNCLDQDTDAEVTLPSRTSSLMVSRHSIYLNSHQVALEAEERERELEREREKERQKERDDNGEIEFQMSRHLHEGFEHTLGRSRQSLEQDS, encoded by the exons ATGTTAA ATATGGAATGCTTCGGTGAATATGTGGCTGTTACTCTGACATCTATGGCACTGCTGATATCTGTGTGTTTAAATGTTGCACTCTATTTATTAAGAAGACAGGAAAGACACAAAGCAG CAAACAGAGACATATTTCAATGTGGAGAGGAGCCATTCCGTCGAATTTCAATTCAGTCTGAGAG GTTTGAGATCGATGAAATGGAAAGACAGGAAAATCCAATTTACGGGAATATTTGTTTAGATGGAGGAG GAACTTTAGGAATGTCTGAGGATGTGTGCTATGAACAAATGTCACATGCAAGTACaacaaaacacagtttaaag GTCCAGCAGGGAGATGTACCTTATGCATCTTTGGATTTGACTACAAATAAAAGGCGTAGGAAAAAGAGAAAATGCAAAAAACAGGGTCAGACTCACCATGATCAAACATATTCACAACCTTCTGCCCAGCAGAACTGTCTGGACCAGGACACAGATGCTGAAGTCACCCTCCCATCCCGGACCAGCAGTCTCATGGTATCGCGCCATAGTATCTACCTCAACAGCCATCAAGTAGCCCTGGAGGcagaagagagggagagggaattggagagagagagagagaaagaaagacaaaaggaAAGAGATGACAATGGAGAAATAGAGTTTCAGATGAGCAGACATTTGCATGAAGGATTTGAACACACCCTCGGTAGATCAAGACAAAGTCTAGAACAGGATAGTTAA
- the LOC127636097 gene encoding uncharacterized protein LOC127636097 isoform X3, giving the protein MECFGEYVAVTLTSMALLISVCLNVALYLLRRQERHKAANRDIFQCGEEPFRRISIQSERFEIDEMERQENPIYGNICLDGGGTLGMSEDVCYEQMSHASTTKHSLKVQQGDVPYASLDLTTNKRRRKKRKCKKQGQTHHDQTYSQPSAQQNCLDQDTDAEVTLPSRTSSLMVSRHSIYLNSHQVALEAEERERELEREREKERQKERDDNGEIEFQMSRHLHEGFEHTLGRSRQSLEQDS; this is encoded by the exons ATGGAATGCTTCGGTGAATATGTGGCTGTTACTCTGACATCTATGGCACTGCTGATATCTGTGTGTTTAAATGTTGCACTCTATTTATTAAGAAGACAGGAAAGACACAAAGCAG CAAACAGAGACATATTTCAATGTGGAGAGGAGCCATTCCGTCGAATTTCAATTCAGTCTGAGAG GTTTGAGATCGATGAAATGGAAAGACAGGAAAATCCAATTTACGGGAATATTTGTTTAGATGGAGGAG GAACTTTAGGAATGTCTGAGGATGTGTGCTATGAACAAATGTCACATGCAAGTACaacaaaacacagtttaaag GTCCAGCAGGGAGATGTACCTTATGCATCTTTGGATTTGACTACAAATAAAAGGCGTAGGAAAAAGAGAAAATGCAAAAAACAGGGTCAGACTCACCATGATCAAACATATTCACAACCTTCTGCCCAGCAGAACTGTCTGGACCAGGACACAGATGCTGAAGTCACCCTCCCATCCCGGACCAGCAGTCTCATGGTATCGCGCCATAGTATCTACCTCAACAGCCATCAAGTAGCCCTGGAGGcagaagagagggagagggaattggagagagagagagagaaagaaagacaaaaggaAAGAGATGACAATGGAGAAATAGAGTTTCAGATGAGCAGACATTTGCATGAAGGATTTGAACACACCCTCGGTAGATCAAGACAAAGTCTAGAACAGGATAGTTAA
- the LOC127636097 gene encoding uncharacterized protein LOC127636097 isoform X1 has protein sequence MKLYRRSKWKLTQYLSYHALPLTVSLSLDMECFGEYVAVTLTSMALLISVCLNVALYLLRRQERHKAANRDIFQCGEEPFRRISIQSERFEIDEMERQENPIYGNICLDGGGTLGMSEDVCYEQMSHASTTKHSLKVQQGDVPYASLDLTTNKRRRKKRKCKKQGQTHHDQTYSQPSAQQNCLDQDTDAEVTLPSRTSSLMVSRHSIYLNSHQVALEAEERERELEREREKERQKERDDNGEIEFQMSRHLHEGFEHTLGRSRQSLEQDS, from the exons atgaaattgtATAGAAGATCTAAATGGAAGTTAACACAATATTTATCATATCATGCCCTACCATTAACAGTTTCTCTCTCTTTAGATATGGAATGCTTCGGTGAATATGTGGCTGTTACTCTGACATCTATGGCACTGCTGATATCTGTGTGTTTAAATGTTGCACTCTATTTATTAAGAAGACAGGAAAGACACAAAGCAG CAAACAGAGACATATTTCAATGTGGAGAGGAGCCATTCCGTCGAATTTCAATTCAGTCTGAGAG GTTTGAGATCGATGAAATGGAAAGACAGGAAAATCCAATTTACGGGAATATTTGTTTAGATGGAGGAG GAACTTTAGGAATGTCTGAGGATGTGTGCTATGAACAAATGTCACATGCAAGTACaacaaaacacagtttaaag GTCCAGCAGGGAGATGTACCTTATGCATCTTTGGATTTGACTACAAATAAAAGGCGTAGGAAAAAGAGAAAATGCAAAAAACAGGGTCAGACTCACCATGATCAAACATATTCACAACCTTCTGCCCAGCAGAACTGTCTGGACCAGGACACAGATGCTGAAGTCACCCTCCCATCCCGGACCAGCAGTCTCATGGTATCGCGCCATAGTATCTACCTCAACAGCCATCAAGTAGCCCTGGAGGcagaagagagggagagggaattggagagagagagagagaaagaaagacaaaaggaAAGAGATGACAATGGAGAAATAGAGTTTCAGATGAGCAGACATTTGCATGAAGGATTTGAACACACCCTCGGTAGATCAAGACAAAGTCTAGAACAGGATAGTTAA
- the si:ch1073-15f19.2 gene encoding nectin-4, with amino-acid sequence MAEATYKLLILLCITRGTYCLVVHHNKSVTAVEGQNISLPCIVGADHDVNINQLEWIKKQKESDQKIAVFNPQFSTYYFQQNFNLQLINSSKTGKLQGSILNLHEVKVNDSGNYICEITSFPNGSFRRTTQLRVTELPVSVKMSYPYGFIKEGDEMKITCSASHSPLRYKLHRSKEKFFWMESLKGEFILQNVTRNNSDLYVCFPEWDSLAKGQQGFNTTMELTVNFLDSIECNTRNPLQVSVGEDVVISCKANASQSLQYKWMKGDTVVSSSDTLSLSSVTSDHSGIYKLTASFLNNQLQADIDLYIQVLTKTSEGITMQTTHSVVRSISTAYPFLSQTTKHQSNFISVETSSWSRGTTVTTTESGHLQTSTATPHATMSTLELSTRHKTPFIGNSSPPPVGIASTLHAITANSTRTSFEVNLSTSPDPTTRSKVFTSAVLKKNITANSTVSGPSVTTPKASKSTAYIAVPIVLLLLVLIMLLYRRYITRKRMDMPPPFKPPPPPVKYTSVRNQDIRMTDLHAL; translated from the exons ATGGCTGAGGCAACTTATAAACTTCTTATTCTATTATGCATCACACGAG GAACGTATTGCCTTGTTGTACATCATAATAAGTCTGTAACTGCTGTGGAGGGACAGAACATCAGCCTGCCCTGCATTGTGGGAGCGGATCATGATGTCAACATTAACCAGCTGGAATggattaaaaaacaaaaggaaagtGATCAGAAGATCGCTGTGTTCAATCCTCAATTCTCAACATATTATTTTCAGCAAAATTTTAATCTGCAGTTAATAAACAGCTCAAAAACAGGGAAGCTCCAGGGCTCCATTTTAAACCTGCATGAAGTAAAAGTGAATGACAGTGGAAATTATATTTGCGAAATTACTTCTTTTCCGAATGGCTCATTTAGAAGAACTACACAGCTGCGAGTTACAG AGCTTCCAGTATCAGTGAAGATGTCATACCCATATGGATTTATAAAAGAGGGGGATGAAATGAAGATCACTTGTTCAGCTAGTCATTCACCACTCCGTTATAAACTGCACCGGTCAAAG GAAAAGTTTTTTTGGATGGAAAGCTTGAAAGGagagtttattttacaaaacGTCACCAGAAATAACAGTGATCTGTATGTCTGTTTCCCTGAATGGGACTCATTAGCCAAAGGTCAGCAAGGTTTCAACACCACCATGGAACTGACTGTGAATT TTCTTGACAGCATTGAGTGTAACACAAGAAACCCTTTACAAGTCAGTGTTGGTGAAGATGTGGTGATATCTTGTAAAGCAAATGCTTCTCAGTCTTTGCAGTACAAGTGGATGAAG GGTGACACAGTAGTGTCTTCCTCTGACACTTTGTCTCTGAGTTCTGTGACTTCGGATCATTCAGGAATATATAAATTGACAGCTTCCTTTCTGAACAATCAACTCCAGGCAGACATTGATCTTTATATCCAAGTTCTAACAAAGACAAGTGAGG GAATTACAATGCAGACAACGCATTCGGTAGTAAGAAGCATCAGCACAGCATATCCATTTCTCAGTCAAACCACCAAACATCAGAGCAACTTTATTTCAGTGGAGACCAGCTCATGGAGCAGAGGCACTACTGTGACAACAACAGAATCCGGTCACTTACAGACAAGCACAGCAACACCACATGCTACTATGTCAACTCTTGAGCTCAGCACCAGACATAAAACTCCTTTCATTGGCAACTCTTCTCCTCCCCCTGTTGGCATTGCATCCACATTACACGCAATCACAGCAAACTCTACACGCACCTCATTTGAAGTAAATCTGAGTACATCTCCAGATCCAACAACCAGAAGCAAAGTTTTTACATCTGCTGTCCTGAAGAAAAACATCACCGCCAACTCCACAGTGAGTGGCCCCAGTGTGACAACACCAAAAG CCTCAAAAAGCACTGCATATATTGCTGTCCCGATTGTGTTGCTTTTACTAGTGTTGATTATGCTTCTATACAGAAGATATATCACCCGGAAAAG AATGGATATGCCACCCCCATTCAAACCTCCTCCACCACCAGTGAAGTACACATCAGTGAGGAACCAGGACATCCGTATGACTGATTTGCATGCACTTTAG